In Desulfomicrobium macestii, the DNA window GCTGCCCGTTGCCGAGGCCATGCGCAACACGGGCGCGGCCGATCTCATCGCGCGCCTGCTGCTTGAAAACGTGGCTCAGGGCAACCCCTTTGTCGCACTGGCCGTGGTCATGCTCACGACCATGATTCTGACCGATCTCATGAACAATGCCGCGACGGCGGCCGTGATGGCTCCCATCGGGCTTGGAACGGCGATTCAGCTCGGCGTCAATCCGGACACGTTCCTGATGGCCGTCGCCATTGGCGCCTCCTGCGCCTTCCTGACGCCCATTGGACACCAGAACAATACCTTGATCCTCGGACCCGGCGGATTCCGTTTTGGGGACTACTGGCGCATGGGCCTGCCCATGGACGTGGTCGTCATCGCCCTTGGGCTTCCGCTTCTGGTTTGGTTCTGGCCGCTGTAGCATGAACGTCCGGCAGGATGGCGCACGTTTCTGCCCGGTTGCGAAATCGAGTCGGCTGTAGCGCCGAAGTTTTGATCAAGGTGAAAGTCCATACATGTGACATTGTTTCTTGAGGAGAACTTCATGCCGTTTTTTTTTAAGCAGGATTCTTGCAAGCTGTTGGCCGACCAGGACGGCCCGGCCTCCCGACGTTTTCGGCACTACAATGACTTTCTGGAGCACAATCATCGCGCGCTGCGCATTCTGGCGGAGCTTGAAATGCTGGACCGTGGTGCCGGATTGGCCACTATGGCCTTCATCCAGCGGCGCGGCGCGGAGCTTCTGGATCATGTCAGGGAATTGGTGGGCTCCCTGAACCAGCTTTCAGGTCATCGCTATGACGGGATTTTGCCCGTTTTTGACACCGTGGCCGATGAGCTTCACGCCTTGATCCAGCGAGAGCGGCCCGTCATCGAAGGGCCGCTCTCGCTGCCTTTTGCGCAACTTGGCGAGAAGGACACGCTCCTGTCCGGCGCCAAGGCCACCAACCTGGCGCAGATCACAAATGTGCTCGGACTGTCGGCGCCGGATGGGTTTGTCGTCACGACCGCGGGCTTTGATCTTTTTCTGCGCGAAAACGGCTTGCTTGATTCCGTGGAGGAGATGCTGGCCGATTTCGATCCGGGCCGGCCCGACAGCGACGAGGCGTGCAGCCAGATCCGCGAGAAAATTCTGGCCGCTCCGTTGCCGAGCGCCCTGGAGACGGCCATGCAGGGTGAATTTCGTGCCCTGTCCCGTCGTCTTGGCCGCAAGCCGCGACTGGCCGTGCGCAGCAGCGCCGTGGGCGAGGACACGGCAGCCTCCTTTGCCGGACAGTATGCAAGCGTGCTCCCGGTTGAAGAAGAGGATTTGCCCAAGGCCTTTCGCACTGTCCTGGCCAGCAAGTACACTCCTCGTGCCATCCTGTACCGGCTTCGGTATGGGCTGTCCGACGCGGCCACGCCCATGGCGGTGGCCGTCGTGGATTTGGTCGACGCCAGGGCCAGCGGCGTCCTTTACACTGTGGATCCTTCCATGCCGCAGGCGGGTCAGGCGCGCATCGACGCGGCCCTTGGCCTGGGGGAGCAGGTGGTCGGAGGGTCCGCCTCGCCGGATGTGTACAGGGTTGACCGCGACACGTTTTCAATCGCCTGGCGCGCAATCCAGCCCAAAGATGAAGATCCGGAAAACGCAACGCCCGCCCTGAAGGATTCAGCCGTCATTGATTTGGTGCGTTCCGGCCTTCGGCTTGAAGCGCATTTCGGCGCGCCGCAGGACATCGAATGGGCAGAAGATGCAAAAGGGAGGATTATTTTTCTCCAGTCGCGTCCCCTGGGTATCTCCAAGACCGCCAAACCCTCGGCAGCCTTGAATACCGAAAGCATGGAGCTGCTCTTGTCGGCCGGACAAACGGCGTCGCCTGGCAGGGTTTCGGGCAAGGCGATCCTTGTTTCGGCTGAACTGAAACCGGAGCAGACCGAGAACGCCATCCTGGTCGCCCGGACGGCAGCCCCGGATCTGGCCCCCTACATGAGCCGGGTCCGAGGGCTGATCACCGACCTTGGCGGGGTGGCCAGTCATCTTGCCTCCGTGGCGCGGGAGTTCAATGTTCCGGCCCTCATGGATACCCGCGAGGCCACGACGAAAATATCTTCCGGCCAGGAGATCACCCTGCTGGCTGAAGAAGGGGAGGTCTATCTGGGCCTTGTACCAGAATTGAGCCGAAAGCTTCCTGCCCGGGACGAAGATGAAGGGCTGGGGCCCATTGGCAGACATCTGCGAAAACTGCTGGAGCGCATTTCCCCACTCAATCTGACCGACCCGAAATCGCCGGACTTCACTCCCGAGGGGTGCCGCACCCTGCACGACCTGATCCGCTTCGCCCACGAAAAGGCCATGGAGGAAATGTTCAACATCTCCCGCCTTGCAGACGACTCGGTGGTGTCGCGTAGCATGAGCGCCAACATCCCTCTGGCCATGCACTTCATCGACTTGGGCGGTGGCTTGGCCGAAGGGCTTGATACCTGCGCCGAAATTCTTCCGGAGCACATCCGCTCCAGGCCCATGGTCGCGTTGTGGCGAGGCTTGGCGCATCCAGGCGTGACCTGGGCCGGAAACGTGGACCTGAGCGGACGGAACTTCATGGCCCTCATGTCCGGGAGCATGGGGCCCGGCGGTGCCATGCCGCCGGAAACGAAATCCTATGCCCTGGTCTCCGCCGATTACCTGAACCTGAGCGTCAAGTTCGGATACCATTATTCCAATCTGGACGCGCTCTGTTCGGATGACCCGGATGCCAACACCCTGACCCTGCAGTTTGCGGGCGGAGCCGGCACCGGCTCCGGCAAGGCCCTGCGCATCGAGTTCCTGTCCAATGTGCTGAAGCGGCTGGGCTACGAGGTGAACATCAGCGGAGACATGCTGCAGGCGGCTTTGCGGGGGCTCGACTGCCCGGCCATGGAAGAGGTGCTGGATCAGACCGGCCGTTTGCTGGGCTGCAGCAGGCTGCTTGATCTGGCCATACCGAACCGGGAAGAGGTGCAGACCCTGGCCGAAATGTTCTTCAGGCAGGAATATGATTTTCTGGATCGTTCCGAAAAGCGGCTTCCCGGTTTTTATGCGTCTTTTGGTCAGTGGTCCCTTGCCGAAATGGATGGCCGGGAGGTCATCATGCAGGATGGAGCGCACATGGGGCAGACGGTTTCGTGCGCACTGCATTTTGCCGCGAGTTCGGTCCTGGGCGGTCGGTACCGGAAATTTCTGGAGAAACGGCATGCCCGGCACTACTATCCGACCGCCGTGAAACGCGACAGTCGGCACGAAGACGGGCGCATCCGGGTCGATGTGCGCATCGAGGCCGGATGCGTGGACCTCGCCGCCGGGCTGGCTTTCGGCTTGGGCAATGTCGGAAATTGCCTGGTATTGGCCGTGGATGCCGCCGCAGGAGAATTGCAACTACTTGAATTCGTGAACAATACCAGAAGTTTTTTGGCGCGGGTCGACATGCAGGTGCCTTTGGGGCGTTGGGTTGGCCTTGAAGTGACGGTGGCTGGAAAGGAGATCACCGCCGTCGGCTTTAGTGGACGCGGTCTAAGCTTCACCGCCTCCAGACCAGTCTGGGGTTACGTCGGCCTCTGGACCAAGGGAGACACCACTGCCTATTTTCGGGATCTGGAAACGGCCGGTGCCACGCAGCAAGAAAAAAAGGCAGGAGAATAGACCTTTTTTTATGAAAATTGCAGGAGCGGCCGATGGACCGCTCCTGTTGGGAATCCTGTTTTTTTGGGCGTTACTTCAGGTTACCGGAACATGTATTTCATTGCGTAGCCAAAAGATGGGTATGCCCACAGCATGGAACGCAATTCATCGACATCGACCTTCTTGCGCATGGCCAGTGCGAAAAGGTTGATTGTCTCTTCTGCCGCGTCGCCCAGAACGTGCGCCCCCAGCAGCTGCCGCGTGTCTTTTTCGACCAGCAGCTTGAATCCCGCGCACGTTTGCCCGATACGCTGGTATTCCGACCATCCTGCCGAATCTCCTTGGATGACATCGAAGCGCATCCCCTGCTTTTGCGCTTCCTCTTCAAGCATGCCCACGGTCGCCAGCGGTGGATAGGTGAACAGGGAGAATGGCGTCACGTCAGGGCTCATCGTGTGCTTTGGGCCTTCGATGATGTTTTTGGCCACGACTTCCGCCTCCACGCTGGCCACCGGGGTCAGGGGCATGGTTTCGGCGATGACGTCTCCGGCAGCGAAGACGCAAGGGTTGGAGAGACTCTGCATGTAGGCGTTGACGGCGACTCCGCCATTGCGCGTGTCGACGTTGCCGGCGGGCAGGTCGAGGCCGGCCAGGGCCGGAATGCGCCCGGCCGCATTGAAGATCGCATCCGCCGTAAAGCTTTGCCGACCGTCCTCTCCAGCCTTCAGCAGCAACGCTCCTCCATTTTCTTCAATGGAGTGGGGCGGACAGTTCCGATGAAATGTTACGCCCAGTTTTTCCAGATGCCCGGTCAATCGTTGCACCAGGTCGGCGTCGAATTTTTTGAGGAAACGCTCGCTGCGATGAACGATTGTCACCTGGGCCCCGGCCGCTGCCGCGATGTGAGCCAGTTCAAAGGCGATGAATCCGCCTCCGATGAAGACGATTCTTTCCGGCAGGGTGGGCATGGCCAGGAAATCGTTGCTGGAAGAAAGATGTCCGTGCCCCGGGATCTGCAACTCCCTGGGAGTCGAGCCGGTTGCAATGCAGACATGGGCGGCTTCAAGCAGTTCATCCCCGCTCACGATGGTATTGGGACCGGCAAATTTGCCGGCCGTGGTGAATGTCTGGATGCCCAGGTTTTGATAGTGCGTCCGGATTTTGTCCGGCAAATCGTCGGTGAACGTGCGCTTGAAGCGCATGAGTTCGACCCAGTCGAGTTTGGCGGAACCGGTCGGGCCTGTCCCGGAGGTGTTGTTGAAACGCTCCATGGTCTCGGCGGCGTCGGCCATGACTTTCTTGGGTTCGCAGCCATGCAGTGGGCAGGTGCCTCCAAAACCGTGACTTTCCAGCAGCGCCACGCTCAGACCGGCCTTGCGGCAGCGTGAGGCGACATGGCCCCCGGCGACTCCGGAGCCCAGAACGATGACGTCGAATTTTCGAGTTTTCAAAAGCAACTCCATGTGTTCAGATTTCAAACCCCGGGACTGCGGAAATGCGGCATCCAAGCGGACTTGGAACGGTAAGCATGGTTGACCGGGTGCCTGGTCGAGATTTCTTTCGCGGCGGAATTTTGCGGCATGCGTCCAAAATCTCGAAAGATGGATTGTCCGGAATGAACGGTACATGTAATTGTGCCGCTTTTCAAATCATGAAGAATAAAACGTCGGATTCGAGAAGATTTGCATGCGCAAGCCCGCACAAGATGCATTGGCATTGGGAAACGAAGCGGGGCGTTCCGTGCCCCTCGGATTATCGTCCGTCAGGGCCGTTTGCCTGCATCACTGGAAGGCTAAAGCGCAGATGGTTTGAATGATCGGGGAATAGTTGTGAGGGCTGAAGCCCGCAGGACGTTTCTTGCCTGCCTTGCGGACATGGCATGCCGGTAAGCGATGTTTCGCGAGGCCGCCGTTTGAAGTGTGAGTCTTAATTCTGGTTCAGTATATCAAGGAAGTATATTCCACCGTGTCGCAGTTCGTTAAAGGTGTGGATGCCTATCTTCTGGAGGATGTTCGAGCGGTGCTTGTCGACGGTTTTGATGCTGATGGCCAGAATTTCCGCGATCTCCCGGCTTTTCCTGCCGTCGAAAATCAGTTTTACCACTTCGATCTCGCGAGCGGTGAGGTTTTGCAGGGAAGACAAGCCCTTTCGTTGCCGTGTGGCGATAATATAGTCCTTGACGATGTTTTTGGTGAGTTTGGGGCTGATGAAGATTTCATCGTTCAGAGCGTATTTTATGGCCATGAAAATTTCTTCGGGGTTCTCGCTTTTGAGAACATATGCGTTGGTGCCATATTCCAGGGTTTCATAAAGGAAGTCGTTGTTCTCGCAGACGGTCAAGACGATTATCTTGACCTGCTTGTCGATCCTGCGCAGTTTTCTCAGCACTTCCATTCCTGTCATGTCCGGCAGCAACAGATCCAGAAGGACGATGTCCGCAGGTTGCTTCCTGAAGGAACGCAACGCCTCCCTGCCTGTCGCCACGTCCGAAGCGCATGTGTACTCGTCATGCATGTCGATCATGGATTTGAGTCCCATGCGTAAAAGGTGATCGTCTTCAACCAGAAGAAAGTTGTTTTTTTCCAAGGTGTGTCACTCCCGGATTTTTCTCGATGATTGCAGGTTACGAAGCCCCTTTTGTGTTTTTTTGACGACATTGCAAAAAGTCGCAAAAGAACTCGAGTGTCATTCCCGCGAACGTGTGCCCAGCATGGGTAGGCGGGCCATGCCGGGCAATAGCGCGAAATCCATTCTTTTCAGATAGTTAAAAAGGCATGGATCCCTTCTTCAAGGGGATGACGACTTTTTGCAGTGACCTTTTTTTTATCGAATGTTGAAGATTGTGGACTTATAAAATTGTTCATGAATATTATTTTTTTAACATACTATGCGAAATGCTTCGCTATTTGTTTCTTTGTTCTTTATGTTTTATAGAGGATAATCGTGAATTATTTTAAAGTGACAGTTTACGGAGTAACTATGACATGCATCTTGAAACACTACGCAATGTCAATGTGTTACGTAAGAACTCGCTGAGAGTTTACTTGAAGGCGGAGAGCTTCAGCAACGGAAAGTGCTGTGTATTTTGGATAAATTTGACTAAAACGTGGTAAGTATAAAATTAAGATTCCACGTCCGTATTTTTCTCAAAGGGAAGGTTGTGGCGGTTCGGCTATTTGTTGATGTCCTCTTCGTACATTTCGGTGAGGACATACATTTTTCGCTGGCGCAGGTCGGCCAGGTTGCTGAGGCCCAGTTTTTCCAGGATGTTGGACCGGTGTTTGTGAACGGTTTTGACGCTGATAAAGAGCGTGTCGGCTATCTCCTTGCTCTTTTTCCCGTCGATGATGAGTTTGACGATTTCCCTTTCCCGCGCCGTGAGTTCGTTCAAGGGCGGCAGGGCCTTTCGCTGGCGATTGACGAAGAGATAGGCTT includes these proteins:
- a CDS encoding response regulator — protein: MEKNNFLLVEDDHLLRMGLKSMIDMHDEYTCASDVATGREALRSFRKQPADIVLLDLLLPDMTGMEVLRKLRRIDKQVKIIVLTVCENNDFLYETLEYGTNAYVLKSENPEEIFMAIKYALNDEIFISPKLTKNIVKDYIIATRQRKGLSSLQNLTAREIEVVKLIFDGRKSREIAEILAISIKTVDKHRSNILQKIGIHTFNELRHGGIYFLDILNQN
- a CDS encoding dihydrolipoyl dehydrogenase family protein; the encoded protein is MKTRKFDVIVLGSGVAGGHVASRCRKAGLSVALLESHGFGGTCPLHGCEPKKVMADAAETMERFNNTSGTGPTGSAKLDWVELMRFKRTFTDDLPDKIRTHYQNLGIQTFTTAGKFAGPNTIVSGDELLEAAHVCIATGSTPRELQIPGHGHLSSSNDFLAMPTLPERIVFIGGGFIAFELAHIAAAAGAQVTIVHRSERFLKKFDADLVQRLTGHLEKLGVTFHRNCPPHSIEENGGALLLKAGEDGRQSFTADAIFNAAGRIPALAGLDLPAGNVDTRNGGVAVNAYMQSLSNPCVFAAGDVIAETMPLTPVASVEAEVVAKNIIEGPKHTMSPDVTPFSLFTYPPLATVGMLEEEAQKQGMRFDVIQGDSAGWSEYQRIGQTCAGFKLLVEKDTRQLLGAHVLGDAAEETINLFALAMRKKVDVDELRSMLWAYPSFGYAMKYMFR
- a CDS encoding PEP/pyruvate-binding domain-containing protein produces the protein MPFFFKQDSCKLLADQDGPASRRFRHYNDFLEHNHRALRILAELEMLDRGAGLATMAFIQRRGAELLDHVRELVGSLNQLSGHRYDGILPVFDTVADELHALIQRERPVIEGPLSLPFAQLGEKDTLLSGAKATNLAQITNVLGLSAPDGFVVTTAGFDLFLRENGLLDSVEEMLADFDPGRPDSDEACSQIREKILAAPLPSALETAMQGEFRALSRRLGRKPRLAVRSSAVGEDTAASFAGQYASVLPVEEEDLPKAFRTVLASKYTPRAILYRLRYGLSDAATPMAVAVVDLVDARASGVLYTVDPSMPQAGQARIDAALGLGEQVVGGSASPDVYRVDRDTFSIAWRAIQPKDEDPENATPALKDSAVIDLVRSGLRLEAHFGAPQDIEWAEDAKGRIIFLQSRPLGISKTAKPSAALNTESMELLLSAGQTASPGRVSGKAILVSAELKPEQTENAILVARTAAPDLAPYMSRVRGLITDLGGVASHLASVAREFNVPALMDTREATTKISSGQEITLLAEEGEVYLGLVPELSRKLPARDEDEGLGPIGRHLRKLLERISPLNLTDPKSPDFTPEGCRTLHDLIRFAHEKAMEEMFNISRLADDSVVSRSMSANIPLAMHFIDLGGGLAEGLDTCAEILPEHIRSRPMVALWRGLAHPGVTWAGNVDLSGRNFMALMSGSMGPGGAMPPETKSYALVSADYLNLSVKFGYHYSNLDALCSDDPDANTLTLQFAGGAGTGSGKALRIEFLSNVLKRLGYEVNISGDMLQAALRGLDCPAMEEVLDQTGRLLGCSRLLDLAIPNREEVQTLAEMFFRQEYDFLDRSEKRLPGFYASFGQWSLAEMDGREVIMQDGAHMGQTVSCALHFAASSVLGGRYRKFLEKRHARHYYPTAVKRDSRHEDGRIRVDVRIEAGCVDLAAGLAFGLGNVGNCLVLAVDAAAGELQLLEFVNNTRSFLARVDMQVPLGRWVGLEVTVAGKEITAVGFSGRGLSFTASRPVWGYVGLWTKGDTTAYFRDLETAGATQQEKKAGE